The genomic region GTAGGCGATCCTTTCGTGGGTACGGTACAAGACGTTAACGCCATACCCATACTGCGACCGTTTAGATTCACCCGCCGACAGAAATCTGCCACTTGCGGCAAGTTGTATCCGTCTGCCGCAGCCGCACCGCAAATTTTCTCTGCTAGTACTGTCGTGCCTACACCTCGCCTGCCTTGGGTATAAAGGCTATTTTGGACGGCAACATCATCGTCTATCAATACATTTAACACCCGTATATCCTCACCACGGGCTAACTCAGTTGCCATTTCAAAGTTCATTACGTCGCCACTATAGTTTTTGACAATGTAAAGCACTCCAGCGCCGCCATCTACCTGTTTTGCCGCTGCTAGCATTTGGTCAGGTGTAGGCGAAGTAAACACCTCTCCAGGACACGCAGCATCTAACATACCCATACCGACAAAGCCAGCGTGCATCGGTTCGTGACCGCTACCTCCACCAGAAATAATTGCTACCTTACCTGTCACGGGTGCGTCGGCGCGGTATACAAATGTAGGGTCGAAATTCACCTTTAACAAGCTAGAATGAGCTGCTGCCATGCCTGCTAAACTCTCCCGTACGAAGCTGTCCGGTTGGTTAATCAACTTCTTCATGGTTCGCTCCTATTCGAGAGGCTATTACAACTCAGGATAAAAGACTTTGGAGCAGTCTTGACATTTACTCAGCTATCCTTACCGCTCAATGTAAATTTGGTTAACTTTAGGTTAAGTCATGGTTAAATATGAGTCATAATATATTTTCCTAGACTAAGCTCAGTTTGATAACTCAATCGGGAAATACAACCAAAATAGGCAGATGACTGGCGAATACCAAGGTTTATGTATTCATAACTACAGATTGAAAGATGAAAATCTTTCTCATGGATGAAGGTCACTAGAGTTAATTTAAGGATAGGTTAAGATAAATTCTTTCTTATAGGCAGAGTAGTATGGCAAAAGCAGAGCTAAGTAATAAAAATAGTTTTATTTACGCCCAAAGCAGGTATCATGGCAAGTTTACGCCAGAACATCTGGCTTTTAATGCTAACTTGCAAGAATTTGCTCAGAAACTTGCTTATATTTCTGCTTTACATACAGGTGGAAAGCTTTCCTCAGAGAAAGCATACGAACAGGTGGCAAGTCTATGGCAAAAGATAGAGCAGAGCAAACGCGCCATGAACATTGGCTCGAAGTAGCGATCGCCCTAAAAATCTTTCTGCTACTAAATATTAAACAAATAAATTTGAACTTTAAGCAATTTAAGGTTATGGATTTACTACCAGTCCTTTTGTTATCTTGCACTCAAATTCAGAACATGTAAGAATGACGAAGGTTTTGGCGATTGAGGATGATGCACTATTGCGCGATAGTATTGTCAACGTACTCACACTGAGAGGTTTGACAGCGATCGCAGCTGAAAATGGTTACGCCGGATTAAAACTTGCAAAAGAAAATATTCCTGACTTGGTATTATGCGATGTGAGAATGCCAGGACTGAGTGGTTACGAAGTTCTGAAATCGCTGCGACAAGACCCAAACACCGCTGCTATTCCATTTATTTTTTTGACTGCTGAAAATACTCCAGAAGTTATGGCTATGGGAGCAGATTTGGGAGCCAATGGTTATTTGTGTAAACCATTTTCTACAG from Chroococcidiopsis sp. SAG 2025 harbors:
- the dhaK gene encoding dihydroxyacetone kinase subunit DhaK — its product is MKKLINQPDSFVRESLAGMAAAHSSLLKVNFDPTFVYRADAPVTGKVAIISGGGSGHEPMHAGFVGMGMLDAACPGEVFTSPTPDQMLAAAKQVDGGAGVLYIVKNYSGDVMNFEMATELARGEDIRVLNVLIDDDVAVQNSLYTQGRRGVGTTVLAEKICGAAAADGYNLPQVADFCRRVNLNGRSMGMALTSCTVPTKGSPTFSLGDREMEIGIGIHGEPGRERMPLKSVDEITEILALSIINDCPYSRTVREWHETQEEWVDVELVNSEFKSGDRVLAFVNGMGGTPLSELYIVYRKLAEICQKQGLQIVRNLIGNYITSLEMQGCSITLLKVDDEMLRLWDAPVKTASLCW
- a CDS encoding response regulator, which translates into the protein MTKVLAIEDDALLRDSIVNVLTLRGLTAIAAENGYAGLKLAKENIPDLVLCDVRMPGLSGYEVLKSLRQDPNTAAIPFIFLTAENTPEVMAMGADLGANGYLCKPFSTAELMTAIAPFISDQ